The following proteins are encoded in a genomic region of Anaerolineae bacterium:
- a CDS encoding Cytochrome c oxidase polypeptide I: protein MKERVGLFQIGLVRGLIGMLLGVIIGLGLVSGIRALLGLPIWNPEAAWVVAGVFGTIGFMLMVGVMRDWIKWALGEETPDFPESDPRLKGLAKYLSVSYDHKIIGIQYGVTALIVISLAGLFAIIFRTELIAPGIQFLQPQDYNTIMTLHGIVMIGGMLLGVGAMSNYLVPLLIGANDMAFPRLNAFAYWINVPAVILLVGTLFMGGLETGWTGYPPLSSRAPLGTQWFLLGVYFIGFSSIFGALNIVATVMKLRAKGMTYFRMPVFVWTAAATALIALTATQLIGLSFQLVMFERLFGMAFFEPAKGGNPILFQHLFWFYSHPAVYVFVLTGLGVISELLPVFARKPLFGYRWVALSSFGIALVGFLVWAHHMFTSGMEPYLRVPFMYSTLLVAVPTGVKFFSWVATIWEGKLSFETPMLFVLGAISIFLLGGLSGPPNGVVATDLHLQDTYWIVGHFHATMFGGFLFPFLAAIYYWFPKITGRMYNETLGKIHFYLMLPAFYVQSLGQMQVGLLGMRRRIADYDPALQIEFSQLLITVAAYVIGISLIIAFINFAYSAAKGKVVTTNVWRSRSPEWTLLPSPIPAHNYTEPIEVVGEPYDYGLEGAVYVRPISAAPLREGTEPGLPPDAAVASAD from the coding sequence ATGAAAGAACGAGTTGGTCTGTTTCAAATTGGTTTGGTGCGCGGTTTGATTGGAATGCTCCTGGGGGTGATCATCGGTTTGGGTCTGGTCAGTGGCATTCGGGCATTGCTCGGATTGCCAATCTGGAATCCTGAAGCCGCCTGGGTTGTAGCGGGGGTGTTTGGAACCATTGGCTTTATGTTGATGGTGGGCGTAATGCGGGACTGGATCAAATGGGCACTCGGTGAAGAGACGCCAGATTTCCCCGAAAGCGACCCGCGCTTAAAGGGCCTGGCGAAATATCTCAGCGTGTCTTACGACCATAAAATTATTGGCATTCAATACGGGGTAACTGCGCTGATCGTCATCTCGCTGGCAGGGCTATTTGCGATCATCTTCCGCACTGAATTGATTGCGCCTGGCATCCAATTCCTTCAGCCGCAAGATTACAACACAATCATGACATTGCACGGCATTGTCATGATTGGAGGCATGTTGTTGGGTGTTGGGGCAATGTCGAACTATCTGGTTCCATTGCTGATCGGCGCCAATGATATGGCATTTCCGCGTTTGAATGCCTTTGCCTATTGGATTAACGTTCCGGCGGTTATCTTGCTGGTTGGGACTCTGTTCATGGGAGGATTGGAGACAGGCTGGACCGGGTATCCGCCTCTCAGCAGCCGTGCCCCTCTGGGTACTCAATGGTTCTTACTGGGCGTTTATTTCATCGGTTTCTCCTCGATTTTCGGTGCCCTGAACATTGTTGCCACCGTGATGAAACTGCGGGCAAAAGGGATGACCTACTTCCGCATGCCGGTCTTTGTCTGGACAGCTGCTGCAACTGCCTTGATTGCTCTCACCGCAACCCAGTTAATTGGCTTGTCGTTTCAACTGGTTATGTTCGAACGTCTGTTTGGCATGGCTTTCTTTGAGCCGGCAAAGGGTGGCAATCCAATCCTTTTCCAGCATTTGTTCTGGTTCTATTCGCATCCCGCCGTCTACGTTTTTGTCCTGACCGGCCTGGGTGTGATCAGTGAACTGTTACCGGTCTTTGCACGCAAACCACTCTTTGGCTATCGCTGGGTGGCGCTATCTTCGTTTGGCATCGCTCTGGTTGGTTTTTTGGTCTGGGCGCATCACATGTTTACCTCAGGGATGGAGCCCTACCTGCGGGTGCCATTCATGTATAGCACCTTGCTGGTAGCAGTGCCGACCGGAGTTAAGTTCTTCAGTTGGGTGGCGACCATTTGGGAAGGGAAGCTTTCATTTGAAACACCCATGTTGTTTGTTCTGGGCGCCATTTCGATTTTCTTGCTGGGTGGTTTGAGCGGACCGCCGAATGGTGTGGTGGCGACCGATTTGCATTTACAGGATACATATTGGATCGTGGGTCACTTTCACGCGACGATGTTTGGCGGTTTCCTGTTCCCCTTCCTGGCAGCGATCTATTACTGGTTCCCCAAGATCACCGGGCGAATGTATAACGAGACTTTGGGTAAGATTCACTTTTACCTGATGTTGCCGGCTTTCTATGTGCAGTCCCTGGGACAGATGCAGGTGGGTTTGTTGGGGATGCGCCGCCGCATTGCCGACTATGATCCGGCGCTCCAAATTGAATTCAGCCAGTTATTGATTACGGTGGCTGCTTACGTTATCGGCATTTCGTTGATCATTGCCTTTATCAATTTCGCTTACAGTGCAGCGAAAGGAAAAGTGGTGACGACCAATGTCTGGCGCTCGCGCTCGCCGGAGTGGACGCTTTTGCCCTCGCCGATCCCTGCCCACAACTACACGGAGCCAATTGAAGTTGTTGGAGAACCCTATGATTATGGGTTGGAAGGCGCAGTATATGTGCGTCCGATTTCGGCTGCTCCTCTTCGAGAAGGCACAGAGCCGGGTCTACCGCCTGACGCGGCGGTCGCCTCTGCAGATTGA
- a CDS encoding Cytochrome c oxidase polypeptide III has translation MTTQTGVSHSYREKLAINRLGLWLFILSDSFVFGGLLVSRFYLLGTQARPHLDQVVGFVVTALLLTSSFFMNRAEIAMAHGDRKAFLRNTAITLILGIAFLVGVVGVEWQIAPFGTADGAAASIFYTLTGFHAFHVLTGVIFLAVVLRNGARGLYSPEKHWAVEAAAVYWHFVDVVWIFFYPALYLIGTPLP, from the coding sequence ATGACAACACAGACCGGGGTTTCGCATTCGTATCGAGAAAAGCTGGCAATTAACCGCCTAGGCTTGTGGCTCTTTATCCTGTCAGACTCATTTGTCTTCGGGGGATTGCTGGTCAGTCGTTTTTACCTGCTGGGAACACAGGCACGGCCACATCTTGATCAGGTGGTCGGTTTTGTGGTTACAGCTCTGCTATTGACCAGTTCCTTTTTCATGAATAGGGCTGAAATTGCCATGGCACATGGTGACCGCAAAGCCTTTTTACGGAATACGGCAATTACCCTGATTCTGGGAATTGCCTTTCTGGTGGGCGTGGTGGGTGTCGAATGGCAAATTGCGCCCTTTGGAACAGCGGATGGGGCAGCAGCCTCGATTTTCTACACCCTTACTGGTTTTCACGCTTTTCACGTCCTCACTGGAGTGATTTTCCTGGCGGTTGTTTTGCGCAATGGGGCGCGAGGATTGTACTCGCCTGAAAAGCACTGGGCGGTAGAAGCAGCAGCTGTGTACTGGCACTTTGTGGACGTGGTCTGGATCTTCTTCTACCCGGCTCTGTACCTGATCGGTACGCCTTTACCCTAA
- a CDS encoding Cytochrome c oxidase polypeptide II codes for MFRNFNRSTVRVLIASNHALFRHGLMSLFKKKMGVKVEIVGEVTDFESANQILETQAVDLVIVDYDDDQLNREDFLTRFVGGGGQKRIILVSLSNPESAMLYDRRELPLAQFEAWFEGWQAAGDDSAATMAGAVRSKGKNQTRSNRMKHFVVAGFLVFVLTGLLILGAGQVRLLPIAASAQAQPIDQLFRLMFFAIAFLFSLIVVFMLYSIVVFRRRKGDESDARHVEGNTRLEVTWTTIPLIIVLGLSFLGARSLADVERADPKALEVNVIGMQWTWRFEYPRYGIVSNELVLPVNKQAILYLSSQDVIHSFWVPEFRVKQDLLPGGEEFVRTLRITPTEIGSYKVRCAELCGIRHAYMESPVVVVSQADFDVWVAQQTGEPTDPVERGRKWANQYGCLSCHSLDGTKLVGPTWLGLFGSQVKLADGRTVTADEAYIIESIRNPGAAIVEGYPNIMPANVGQDLSDERIQDIIAFLKTLR; via the coding sequence ATGTTTCGGAACTTCAATCGTTCTACGGTACGTGTACTCATCGCTTCAAACCATGCGCTCTTTCGACATGGTTTGATGAGTTTATTTAAGAAAAAAATGGGGGTGAAAGTCGAAATCGTTGGTGAAGTTACCGATTTTGAGAGTGCCAATCAGATTTTGGAAACTCAGGCGGTGGATCTGGTAATCGTCGATTATGACGATGATCAACTCAATCGGGAGGATTTTCTTACCCGCTTTGTCGGCGGGGGAGGACAAAAACGGATTATTCTCGTCTCCCTCTCCAACCCTGAGAGCGCCATGCTCTATGATCGGCGCGAACTGCCCCTTGCCCAGTTTGAAGCCTGGTTTGAAGGATGGCAAGCGGCGGGCGATGATTCGGCGGCAACAATGGCAGGGGCAGTTAGAAGTAAAGGAAAAAATCAAACAAGGAGTAACCGTATGAAGCATTTCGTAGTGGCAGGATTTTTAGTTTTTGTCTTGACTGGTTTGCTCATATTAGGCGCTGGTCAGGTGCGGTTGCTACCGATAGCAGCCAGCGCCCAGGCTCAGCCCATCGATCAACTCTTTCGCTTGATGTTCTTTGCCATTGCTTTCTTGTTTTCCTTGATTGTGGTCTTTATGCTCTATAGCATTGTGGTCTTCCGCCGCCGCAAGGGAGATGAAAGCGATGCGCGCCATGTCGAAGGAAACACCAGGCTTGAGGTGACCTGGACAACCATCCCGTTGATCATTGTTTTGGGTTTATCTTTCCTGGGCGCCAGATCGCTTGCGGATGTTGAACGGGCTGACCCAAAGGCGCTGGAAGTGAATGTCATTGGGATGCAATGGACGTGGCGATTTGAATATCCGCGCTATGGGATTGTTTCCAATGAGCTGGTTTTGCCAGTCAATAAACAAGCCATTTTATATCTATCCTCGCAGGATGTCATTCACTCGTTTTGGGTACCTGAATTTCGGGTAAAGCAAGACTTATTACCCGGTGGAGAAGAATTTGTGCGCACCCTGCGCATCACACCAACAGAAATTGGCTCCTATAAGGTGCGCTGCGCCGAATTGTGCGGCATTCGCCATGCCTATATGGAATCGCCTGTTGTTGTGGTTTCTCAAGCCGATTTCGATGTTTGGGTCGCGCAGCAGACGGGCGAGCCAACCGACCCGGTTGAACGCGGGCGAAAGTGGGCAAACCAGTATGGGTGTTTGTCCTGTCACTCCCTGGATGGTACAAAACTGGTTGGACCTACCTGGCTGGGTTTGTTCGGCTCTCAGGTGAAGCTGGCTGACGGAAGAACAGTGACTGCTGATGAGGCATATATTATTGAATCCATTCGCAACCCGGGAGCCGCAATTGTAGAGGGCTATCCCAATATCATGCCGGCGAACGTCGGTCAAGATTTGAGCGATGAACGCATTCAGGACATTATTGCTTTTCTCAAGACTTTACGCTAA
- a CDS encoding Cytochrome oxidase biogenesis protein Surf1, facilitates heme A insertion, translated as MSQTISSVKPQPADKRLRDLLVSFRFWFTTLLVLVAIAVMVRLGIWQLDRLEQRRAFNARVQAQLAQPPLILDSLSLQEKLFDMEYRTVVVQGEYDFAHQVALRNQAYQNRWGVALLTPLKIKGTDQAILINRGWIPGEDFLSGNWSRFDQPGEVTVKGVIRRAQTKPDFGKRSDPVPASGEPPLKAWNLANVEAIAQQIPYSIVPEVYIQQTEGNGTAASLPIPAQVELDLSEGPHLGYALQWFTFAAILGIGYPIFVKRRMGR; from the coding sequence ATGAGCCAGACAATCTCTTCGGTGAAACCTCAACCAGCGGACAAACGACTGAGAGACCTGCTCGTTAGCTTTCGTTTTTGGTTCACTACGCTTCTCGTGCTCGTTGCGATCGCTGTGATGGTGCGCCTCGGGATCTGGCAACTCGATCGACTGGAGCAACGGCGGGCCTTCAATGCCCGCGTACAGGCGCAACTGGCTCAGCCGCCGTTGATCTTAGACAGTCTGTCCCTTCAGGAAAAGCTGTTTGACATGGAATACCGAACAGTGGTGGTGCAGGGGGAATATGATTTTGCCCATCAGGTGGCTCTCCGCAATCAGGCGTATCAAAATCGCTGGGGAGTTGCTTTGCTGACTCCTCTAAAAATCAAGGGCACCGATCAGGCCATTCTGATCAACCGCGGTTGGATTCCAGGCGAGGACTTTTTAAGCGGCAATTGGTCGCGCTTCGATCAACCGGGCGAAGTGACCGTCAAGGGTGTGATCCGTCGTGCCCAAACCAAACCGGATTTTGGCAAACGCAGTGACCCCGTACCTGCATCTGGTGAACCGCCTCTGAAAGCCTGGAACCTTGCAAATGTCGAAGCAATTGCGCAGCAAATTCCTTATTCAATTGTGCCCGAGGTCTATATTCAACAGACCGAAGGGAATGGAACAGCGGCGAGTTTGCCAATTCCTGCTCAGGTGGAACTCGATCTCAGCGAGGGGCCTCATCTGGGATATGCCTTGCAGTGGTTTACCTTTGCGGCGATTTTGGGTATCGGTTATCCGATCTTCGTAAAAAGAAGGATGGGAAGATGA
- a CDS encoding Thiol peroxidase, Bcp-type — protein sequence MPLTAGNQAPDFSLADENGDLRRLSDYRGKVVVLYFYPKDDTPGCTTEACGFRDQYEDYKRAGVVVIGISPDDIKKHQKFKTKYNLPFTLLADTDHSVCEAYGVWGRKKFMGKEYDGVFRTTFLIGKDGTILRVFENVKPEGHSQEILKVLDEIKE from the coding sequence ATGCCACTAACAGCCGGAAACCAGGCTCCAGACTTCTCCCTGGCGGATGAGAACGGCGACTTGCGGCGGTTATCGGATTACCGTGGCAAAGTGGTCGTTTTGTATTTCTACCCGAAGGATGACACCCCTGGATGTACCACAGAAGCCTGCGGCTTTCGCGATCAGTATGAGGACTATAAAAGAGCGGGTGTAGTGGTGATCGGGATCAGTCCGGATGATATAAAAAAGCACCAAAAGTTCAAGACCAAATATAACTTGCCTTTCACCTTGCTTGCAGATACAGACCATTCGGTGTGCGAGGCATATGGGGTTTGGGGACGCAAAAAGTTCATGGGTAAAGAATACGATGGTGTTTTTCGAACAACCTTCCTGATCGGCAAAGATGGGACGATTTTGCGCGTTTTTGAAAACGTTAAACCCGAAGGACATAGCCAGGAAATCCTGAAGGTTCTGGATGAGATCAAGGAATAA
- a CDS encoding two-component system sensor kinase codes for MPMKGTVWFWMGVVAVAILFGGAVVDLPISGFSKGVVILLGLLSGGALLALWRQNARKNHQVQELDKKLRAIEDQSLAKYENIVRITQRFATATDEAQILNGALELMLELINARAASFTLIDELGATLGTRVQGELPPEVSKDWLEYLSSPSIRKKCPNCQQTESRTDQCPLLYGSHDQLCIYCVPIQRLGQEMGVFHLFLSRDTQIGREQGYLLRLISDQTALALEGARLRSREENAHLQLESVKHNLDVGFFIDELLKGLGRGLGVQSAIVSVWDYRLKKPIKEFSLGTISAAQKDQFYGFLSRRNLARLEKTQNSLTIEENGVRSTRSLFTIPIPLDRRDLRGILQIVVPGTQQFNSKQEEMLNAIVTQISFLLQNANLLAEVEIKAILQERIRLAREIHDGLAQTLGFLKLKVSQLRAYLEQGEIERASQTTQLLHEAISDAYIEARHAIDQLRISIYDAPLAELLQETLDEFRESSGIPCEYTVEPTDLRLPVEINAQLVRIVQESLSNVRKHAHAHQVQIQTAIKGDWLILEVRDDGVGFQPEEVSRHSQYGLRGMQERAEMIGAELQIISQPNQGATVQIRLPLSQLERSWQT; via the coding sequence TTGCCGATGAAAGGTACAGTTTGGTTTTGGATGGGCGTTGTTGCAGTGGCGATCCTGTTCGGGGGAGCGGTGGTTGATCTGCCCATTTCCGGATTTTCAAAGGGGGTGGTGATACTTCTAGGGTTGCTGAGCGGCGGAGCACTTCTTGCCCTCTGGCGACAAAATGCGCGGAAAAACCACCAGGTTCAGGAGCTGGATAAGAAACTGCGGGCTATCGAAGACCAATCCCTTGCGAAATATGAGAACATCGTCCGCATTACCCAACGCTTTGCCACTGCCACGGATGAAGCCCAGATTCTAAACGGCGCTTTGGAGTTGATGCTTGAACTGATCAATGCCAGAGCTGCCAGCTTCACCTTGATAGATGAATTGGGAGCTACTCTGGGTACCCGCGTTCAGGGTGAATTGCCGCCAGAGGTCTCGAAGGATTGGTTGGAGTATCTAAGCTCGCCCTCGATACGCAAAAAATGTCCAAATTGCCAGCAAACCGAATCGCGGACAGATCAATGCCCCTTGCTCTACGGTAGCCATGATCAACTGTGCATTTATTGTGTGCCTATCCAACGTTTGGGTCAAGAAATGGGAGTCTTTCATCTTTTTCTATCCCGAGATACCCAAATTGGGCGCGAACAGGGCTATTTACTGCGCCTGATCAGTGATCAGACTGCCCTGGCATTGGAAGGAGCGCGACTGCGTTCGCGAGAAGAAAATGCTCATCTACAACTCGAATCGGTCAAGCATAACCTGGATGTAGGCTTTTTTATTGATGAACTGCTGAAAGGATTAGGGCGTGGACTTGGGGTACAGAGTGCGATCGTATCGGTTTGGGATTACCGTCTCAAGAAACCAATCAAGGAATTCTCTCTTGGAACGATCAGCGCGGCGCAAAAAGACCAGTTTTATGGATTTTTATCTCGCAGAAACCTTGCAAGGCTGGAGAAGACCCAGAACTCCTTGACGATAGAGGAGAACGGGGTGCGCTCAACACGCTCCCTTTTCACGATTCCGATTCCTCTTGACCGCAGAGATTTAAGAGGGATTTTACAGATTGTCGTGCCGGGCACACAGCAATTTAACTCAAAGCAGGAAGAAATGCTGAACGCTATCGTTACTCAGATCTCCTTTCTTTTGCAGAACGCCAATTTGCTTGCCGAAGTTGAAATTAAGGCGATTTTACAGGAACGCATTCGCCTAGCACGCGAAATTCACGATGGACTTGCCCAAACCCTGGGCTTTTTGAAGCTCAAAGTATCCCAATTGCGGGCGTATTTAGAACAAGGGGAGATCGAACGCGCCAGTCAGACTACGCAATTGCTGCATGAAGCGATCAGCGATGCTTATATCGAAGCTCGCCATGCTATCGATCAACTGCGCATTTCGATTTACGACGCTCCCCTGGCGGAGTTGTTACAGGAAACGCTGGATGAATTCCGTGAAAGCAGTGGAATTCCCTGTGAGTACACGGTAGAGCCGACGGACTTGCGCTTGCCGGTAGAAATCAACGCCCAACTGGTGCGCATTGTCCAGGAGTCGCTTAGTAATGTACGTAAGCATGCTCATGCTCATCAGGTGCAAATCCAGACAGCCATTAAGGGGGATTGGTTAATCCTTGAGGTGCGGGATGATGGCGTGGGATTCCAGCCCGAAGAAGTCAGCCGTCATTCCCAGTATGGACTGCGAGGAATGCAGGAACGGGCTGAAATGATCGGCGCTGAACTCCAAATTATCAGTCAACCGAACCAGGGGGCAACCGTCCAAATTCGATTACCGCTATCTCAGTTGGAGAGGAGCTGGCAGACATGA
- a CDS encoding Nitrate/nitrite response regulator protein, producing the protein MIRIVVVDDHALFRSGLISLLNDMGEFQVVGEAANGREALDVIRQTKPDIVLMDVNMPVMGGVETVRALKNHEPCRIIMLTISKSDEDLISAISAGADGYILKNASPEDLKKAINQVYRGLGVLSPEVTKQVMTAVASGKTPQQEVGLSAREIEVLSCLARGLTTAQISNELFISENTVKTHVRHILEKLEASNRVEATRKAVQMGLISAAEY; encoded by the coding sequence ATGATCCGCATCGTGGTTGTTGATGACCATGCTTTGTTTCGCTCTGGCTTAATCAGCTTATTAAACGATATGGGGGAGTTTCAAGTGGTTGGAGAAGCTGCCAACGGGCGAGAGGCTCTGGATGTGATCCGCCAAACCAAACCCGATATCGTCTTGATGGATGTGAATATGCCGGTGATGGGTGGGGTAGAAACTGTACGCGCATTGAAAAACCATGAACCTTGTCGAATTATCATGTTGACGATTTCAAAATCAGATGAAGATTTGATCAGCGCAATTTCGGCTGGGGCGGATGGCTATATTCTCAAAAACGCTTCTCCCGAAGACCTGAAGAAAGCGATTAACCAGGTATATCGCGGTCTGGGTGTGCTATCCCCCGAAGTAACCAAACAGGTGATGACTGCGGTAGCCAGTGGTAAAACTCCTCAGCAGGAAGTCGGGTTGAGCGCACGGGAAATTGAAGTGCTCTCCTGTCTGGCGCGCGGGTTAACCACTGCCCAAATCTCGAATGAACTCTTTATCTCGGAAAACACTGTCAAGACCCACGTTCGCCATATTCTCGAAAAACTGGAAGCTTCCAATCGAGTCGAAGCAACCCGTAAAGCGGTGCAAATGGGCTTGATCAGCGCGGCAGAATATTGA
- a CDS encoding Heme O synthase, protoheme IX farnesyltransferase, translating to MNRMIPMLFISFLIIAPFALIILNQGRQLVHRLRLTYPTPFARWTLWLVLALILLLGSGGVLAHFDLGSVCSGWPFCLPDQIFPSDPMQWLNMAHRFLVGLIGIGWLWYWRQAFTLYREKIQIVIPATIVVVLYLAQALLGQKLVQGFPLHLVILHQVTFLAIWVAAVVLVVGVGRSDFSIIDETLRKQSYTWQWGTLKDFLMLTKPIVVALLLVTTYAGMVIGAGRWPSFSLTFWTLLGGFLSAGGASAINQYLDREDDRKMQRTQKRPIPAGRLTPAQGLAFGIGISLLSFYIMVAKVNLLAALLSLAGFVYYVVIYSLWLKKATPQNIVIGGGAGAIPPLVGWAAATGNLHLSALFLFVIIFMWTPPHFWALALVRRNDYARAGVPMLPVVRGEQETRRQIFLYTLELVGLTLLLPLFGLGGHFTFVGAILLGLWLISAAWKVWKQAGNKVAWKMYRYSSMYLAFLFLVMVIDSVI from the coding sequence ATGAATCGAATGATCCCAATGTTGTTTATTTCCTTTTTGATCATAGCACCGTTTGCTCTGATTATCTTGAATCAAGGGCGGCAGTTGGTGCATCGTCTTCGTCTTACCTATCCGACGCCTTTTGCCCGTTGGACGCTCTGGCTGGTGTTGGCTCTCATTCTGCTATTGGGTAGCGGAGGTGTTCTTGCCCATTTTGACCTCGGTTCAGTTTGCTCAGGCTGGCCGTTTTGCCTGCCAGACCAGATCTTCCCCTCCGACCCGATGCAATGGTTGAATATGGCGCACCGCTTCCTGGTCGGCTTGATTGGAATCGGCTGGTTGTGGTATTGGAGGCAGGCTTTTACGTTATATCGCGAAAAGATACAAATTGTCATCCCGGCTACCATTGTGGTTGTTCTTTATCTGGCGCAGGCATTATTGGGTCAGAAATTGGTGCAGGGCTTCCCACTCCACCTGGTGATCCTCCATCAGGTGACCTTTCTTGCGATTTGGGTGGCAGCGGTTGTTCTGGTAGTCGGTGTAGGTCGCTCAGATTTTTCGATTATAGATGAAACGCTGCGAAAACAGTCCTATACCTGGCAATGGGGTACCTTAAAGGATTTCTTGATGTTGACCAAGCCCATCGTCGTTGCCTTATTGCTGGTGACGACCTATGCCGGAATGGTGATTGGTGCAGGACGCTGGCCGTCGTTCTCCCTGACATTTTGGACGCTTCTGGGGGGCTTTCTCTCAGCGGGGGGCGCCAGCGCGATCAATCAGTATTTAGACCGTGAAGATGACCGCAAGATGCAGCGCACCCAGAAACGTCCGATTCCGGCCGGTCGCTTGACGCCAGCGCAGGGTCTGGCCTTTGGGATTGGTATTTCGCTGCTTTCTTTTTATATTATGGTTGCCAAAGTCAACTTATTAGCTGCCCTGCTCAGCCTGGCTGGCTTTGTCTATTATGTGGTCATCTATAGCTTATGGCTCAAGAAGGCCACCCCGCAGAATATTGTCATTGGTGGTGGCGCGGGAGCGATCCCCCCGTTGGTCGGATGGGCAGCCGCCACCGGTAATCTCCACCTCTCTGCGCTCTTCCTCTTTGTGATTATTTTTATGTGGACGCCGCCGCATTTCTGGGCTTTGGCTCTGGTGCGACGGAATGATTATGCGCGCGCAGGGGTTCCTATGCTTCCGGTAGTGCGTGGTGAACAGGAGACGCGCCGGCAAATTTTTCTCTACACTTTAGAGCTGGTTGGGCTAACCCTGCTCTTGCCATTATTTGGCTTAGGAGGTCACTTTACCTTCGTAGGGGCGATTTTGTTAGGGTTATGGTTGATCTCAGCAGCCTGGAAAGTTTGGAAACAGGCAGGAAATAAAGTGGCGTGGAAGATGTATCGCTATTCGAGTATGTATCTGGCGTTTTTATTTCTGGTGATGGTGATTGATTCCGTGATTTGA
- a CDS encoding Cytochrome oxidase biogenesis protein Sco1/SenC/PrrC, putative copper metallochaperone → MAKQKVFLGGTLIGLLLLLLGVGFVLRPYTYRGTSIEPPLPMADFRLVDQHGAEFRLSDLKGKLVLVFFGYTYCPDVCPITLAEFKQVKENLAQQADKVQFVFITVDPQRDSPEVLAKHLQNFDPQFIGLTGAEEDLAKVWKQFGAYREIRQVEGSQNYLVDHTARIYVLDAEQNLILTYPYDIGARILLEDIRHLLKGVR, encoded by the coding sequence ATGGCGAAGCAAAAGGTTTTCCTCGGCGGCACTTTGATCGGATTACTCCTGCTTTTGTTAGGCGTTGGGTTTGTCCTGCGGCCCTATACGTATCGGGGCACTTCGATCGAACCACCCTTACCGATGGCAGATTTTCGACTTGTTGACCAGCATGGCGCAGAATTTCGTTTGTCTGACCTGAAGGGAAAGCTGGTTCTGGTATTCTTTGGCTATACCTATTGCCCGGATGTCTGTCCAATTACCCTGGCTGAATTCAAACAGGTGAAAGAGAACCTTGCCCAGCAAGCTGACAAGGTACAGTTTGTCTTCATCACCGTTGATCCACAACGCGACAGCCCGGAAGTGCTGGCAAAACATCTCCAAAACTTTGATCCGCAATTTATTGGCCTGACCGGGGCAGAAGAAGATTTAGCAAAGGTCTGGAAGCAATTTGGAGCTTATCGTGAAATCCGCCAGGTTGAAGGCTCGCAGAATTATCTGGTTGATCATACGGCGCGCATCTACGTCCTGGATGCCGAACAAAACTTAATCCTCACTTACCCCTATGATATTGGGGCAAGGATTTTACTGGAGGATATTCGTCATCTGTTGAAAGGAGTCCGATAA